From the genome of Amylibacter sp. IMCC11727:
TGTGTTTCCTGGTACAGAACTGCGAACGATTAAAATCTTTCGTAATTTCGTCTTAGAAATGACAAAAACTGGCTCTAACTGATTTTCTATCGAGCAAGATGGGAAAGCGTAAATTGAATTACGCTAAGAGTTAACAAAGGGGTATGTTGTGAAACAACGAGTAACGAAGGCCATTTTTCCTGTAGCGGGTTTGGGAACACGATTCCTGCCGGCAACAAAGAGTATTCCCAAAGAGATTTTGTGTTTGGTGGACAAACCACTGATCCAATACGTGATTGACGAAGCGCGTGAAGCAGGCATCGAAGAATTTATTTTTGTCACATCACGAGGCAAAGGCGCGTTGGAAGACTATTTCGATGGCGCACCGCAGCTGGAACAATCGCTGATGGCGAAGGGTAAAAAAGACCTGCTAGACATCTTGATGAAATCGACCATGGACAGTGGTGAAATCGCCTATGTTCGCCAGCGCGAAGCCTTGGGTTTGGGCCACGCAGTTTGGTGCGCGCGCCGTTTGATCGCGGATGAACCATTTGCGGTTATTTTGACAGATGACGTGATCGCGGCAGAGAAGCCTGTTCTGAAACAGATGGTCGATGCGCATGAACAAACCGGCGGGAACATTGTTGCCGCGATGGAAGTGGCGCCAAGCAAAGCATCTGCTTATGGTTTGTTGGACATCAAAGAAGACATGGGTTCGCTGGTGTCTGTCAAAGGTATGGTTGAAAAGCCAAAACCAGAAGATGCGCCATCGAATTTGGCTGTTATCGGCCGCTATATTCTGACACCGCAAATCTTGCGCAATCTGGATACACAGGAACGTGGTGCAGGTGGTGAAATCCAGCTGACAGATGCAATCGCGAAAGAAATTGAAAACTCTGACAACGTCTATGGGTTCCGTTTTGATGGCAAACGCTATGATTGTGGTTCAAAGGCTGGCTTCTTGCAGGCAACTGTTGCTTTTGGACTGGCACGTGGCGATCTGTCCGATGAGTTTCTGGACTTCTTGGTTGAGACGGTTGAATGCCGCCGTGCCGCGCAATAGGCGACCCAATATTAATGAATTTAAGCCGAGGTATTTCTTACCTCGGCTTTGCTGATTCATGAGGTCACTATGTCTCGATATATCTTTGATATAACACGCTTTATTTCTCGGATTGGGCGCGGGAAGCCAACGGGAATTGATCGCGTCGATATTGCGTATCTGGCCGAGCTGTCTCGTCGTGATCCAAACTGTCTGACGGTGGCAAAGATCGGTACGGACTTTGTTCTTGGGCGGGCTGCGGACGCTGTGAACGCGTTGAACGCTTTGCAAGACGGAAGATCGGTTGGTCGCCTTGGGTTGCAAGATTTTTATCGTTTGAAACTGCCCAAAGAACAACGCAGAGCACGGCAATTTTTTCGGTTTCACGCCATTTGCAGCAGCAAGTCACCACAAATGTTGTTCGAGGGGCGATCGCTGTCTGACCTAGAATATGTGAATGTGGGCCACAGCAATTTAAGCGATGCGTTTCTAAGTGCCATTCGCGCCGCAGGATGTTCGAAGATCACTGTGATGATCCATGACATGATCCCCTTGGATTTTCCGCAATTTACCGGCGCTGGTATTTCTGAACAATTCGAAGCGCGGATGAAATCCGTCGCGCAATTCGCCCACCGTATTATCTGTAACTCTGCAGACACCGAAGCGCGGGTTCAACACTATTTCACGCAGTGGGGCGCAAGCGTAGACACTGTTGTTGCACATCTGGGTGTGGAGCCGTTGAGTTCTATACTAAGCCTGAGAAACCCGCAGCCGTACTTTGTGTGTTTGGGAACGATTGAACCCCGAAAAAACCATGCGCTGTTGTTCGATGTTTGGGACAAATTTGCACTGGATCACGGACCAGATGAAATCCCCGAATTGCGGATTATTGGACGGCGTGGTTGGAACAACGAAACGGTGTTTAAATATCTGGATACAGCCCCTTTGGTGGGTACAAAAATCAAAGAGCAGTCCGATTTGAACGACACGGACCTGGCCACACAAATAAACCATTGTGTTGCGTTGGTTTTCCCGAGTTTTGCTGAAGGTTACGGCCTGCCCGCATTGGAAGCGGCGCAAATGAATGTGCCTGTGATTTGTTCAGATTTGCCGGTGTTTCGTGAGCTTTTAGGTGAGTATGCCACATTTTTAGACCCAAATGACGCAGATGCTTGGGCTGAAACCCTTAGAACTGTTGCAGAAAAGACTAAAAAAGGCACGGATCGTGGTGATTTTGCCAATCATGTACTCGATGTGCCGCGATGGGAATCACATTTCTGCCATGTTTTTGATGATACTGGTACGCAGCAGGCATTTCACGAGTAGTATTTCCACATGAGTCTATGGAGCCGATATAAATTGCGGATAGAGCTGTCGTGCGTTGTGGATCGAACAAAAAACATCCGCCCGTCTGATATTCTGGTTTTCTCCACTCTGCGCAATGAAAAGGCGCGGTTGCCCTATTTTCTTGATTATTATCGCAAGTTGGGCGTGAACCATTTCTTTTTTGTAGACAACGACAGTGATGATGGAGGTCGTGAATATCTTAAAGATCAGCCCGATGCGTCCGTCTGGACAACGACGGCCTCTTACAAACGTTCGAAATTTGGTGTGGATTGGCTGAACGGGCTAAAGGCAAAATATGCAGATGGGCATTGGGTGCTTGTGGTCGATGTGGATGAGCTGTTGGTTTACCCGTTTTGCGACACGCGTCCGCTGCGCGCGCTGACGGATTGGCTGGATTCAGCATCCATTAAATCCTTTGGGACAATGCTGTTAGACATGTATCCAAAAGGCAAAATCCAACACGCCCGTATCCGTGAAGGCAAAGACCCTGTTAAGACCGCGTCATACTTTGATGCGTCTAACTATTTCGTTGAAAAGAATAAGAAATATGGAAACCTATGGATTCAAGGTGGCCCGCGTTTACGGTCATTTTTTCGGGATAAACCTCAGTTTGCACCAGCACTGAATAAGACGCCATTGGTAAAATGGTCCAAAGGGTATGTGTACGTGAGTTCGACCCACACTCTGCTGCCGCGTGGTTTGAATCAAGTGTATGATGAATGGGGTGGGCAAAAACCTTGTGGGGTTTTGCTGCACACCAAGTTTATGAACACGTTTTCTGAAAAAGCCGAAGAGGAAATGAAGCGCAAACAGCATTATGCCGCCAGCCGTGAATACCGCATGTATCTGAATAAGCTGAACGGGGACCTGTTACTGTGGAATGAGCAATCCAGCGAATACAAGAATTGGCAACAGCTTGAACAACTTGGCCTGATGGCGCGTGGGAATTGGGCGTAACGATGCGATTGGGGTTTGTCATACTAGC
Proteins encoded in this window:
- the galU gene encoding UTP--glucose-1-phosphate uridylyltransferase GalU, giving the protein MKQRVTKAIFPVAGLGTRFLPATKSIPKEILCLVDKPLIQYVIDEAREAGIEEFIFVTSRGKGALEDYFDGAPQLEQSLMAKGKKDLLDILMKSTMDSGEIAYVRQREALGLGHAVWCARRLIADEPFAVILTDDVIAAEKPVLKQMVDAHEQTGGNIVAAMEVAPSKASAYGLLDIKEDMGSLVSVKGMVEKPKPEDAPSNLAVIGRYILTPQILRNLDTQERGAGGEIQLTDAIAKEIENSDNVYGFRFDGKRYDCGSKAGFLQATVAFGLARGDLSDEFLDFLVETVECRRAAQ
- a CDS encoding glycosyltransferase family 1 protein, which codes for MSRYIFDITRFISRIGRGKPTGIDRVDIAYLAELSRRDPNCLTVAKIGTDFVLGRAADAVNALNALQDGRSVGRLGLQDFYRLKLPKEQRRARQFFRFHAICSSKSPQMLFEGRSLSDLEYVNVGHSNLSDAFLSAIRAAGCSKITVMIHDMIPLDFPQFTGAGISEQFEARMKSVAQFAHRIICNSADTEARVQHYFTQWGASVDTVVAHLGVEPLSSILSLRNPQPYFVCLGTIEPRKNHALLFDVWDKFALDHGPDEIPELRIIGRRGWNNETVFKYLDTAPLVGTKIKEQSDLNDTDLATQINHCVALVFPSFAEGYGLPALEAAQMNVPVICSDLPVFRELLGEYATFLDPNDADAWAETLRTVAEKTKKGTDRGDFANHVLDVPRWESHFCHVFDDTGTQQAFHE
- a CDS encoding glycosyltransferase family 2 protein, which gives rise to MSLWSRYKLRIELSCVVDRTKNIRPSDILVFSTLRNEKARLPYFLDYYRKLGVNHFFFVDNDSDDGGREYLKDQPDASVWTTTASYKRSKFGVDWLNGLKAKYADGHWVLVVDVDELLVYPFCDTRPLRALTDWLDSASIKSFGTMLLDMYPKGKIQHARIREGKDPVKTASYFDASNYFVEKNKKYGNLWIQGGPRLRSFFRDKPQFAPALNKTPLVKWSKGYVYVSSTHTLLPRGLNQVYDEWGGQKPCGVLLHTKFMNTFSEKAEEEMKRKQHYAASREYRMYLNKLNGDLLLWNEQSSEYKNWQQLEQLGLMARGNWA